In one window of Nicotiana tabacum cultivar K326 chromosome 12, ASM71507v2, whole genome shotgun sequence DNA:
- the LOC107818508 gene encoding pyruvate kinase, cytosolic isozyme isoform X1 — protein MANIDITGIMKDLPNDGRIPKTKIVCTLGPASRSVPMLEKLLRAGMNVARFNFSHGTHEYHQETLNNLKIAMQNTQILCAVMLDTKGPEIRTGFLKDGKPIQLKEGQEITVSTDYDLKGDDQTITMSYKKLVVDLKPGNTILCADGTITLTVLSCDPAGGTVRCRCENTATLGERKNVNLPGVVVDLPTLTEKDKEDILEWGVPNNIDMIALSFVRKGSDLVNVRKVLGPHAKHIQLMSKVENQEGVVNFDEILRETDSFMVARGDLGMEIPVEKIFLAQKMMIYKCNLAGKPVVTATQMLESMIKSPRPTRAEATDVANAVLDGTDCVMLSGESAAGAYPELAVKIMSKICIEAESSLDYGAIFKEMIRCTPLPMSPLESLASSAVRTANKAHAKLIVVLTRGGTTAKLVAKYRPAVPILSVVVPVLTTDSFDWSISDETPARHSLVYRGLIPILAEGSAKATDSESTEVILEASLKSAVAKGLCKPGDAVVALHRIGAASVIKICLVK, from the exons ATGGCTAACATAGACATAACTGGAATCATGAAGGATCTCCCAAATGATGGACGTATCCCGAAGACCAAGATTGTTTGCACTTTAGGGCCAGCTTCTCGATCAGTGCCAATGCTGGAGAAGCTCCTTCGTGCTGGAATGAATGTTGCCAGGTTTAACTTTTCCCATGGGACCCACGAGTACCATCAGGAAACCTTAAACAATCTTAAGATTGCTATGCAAAACACTCAGATCCTCTGTGCTGTCATGCTTGATACCAAG GGGCCTGAGATTCGCACTGGTTTCTTAAAGGATGGAAAACCAATTCAGCTGAAAGAAGGCCAAGAAATCACTGTGTCTACAGACTATGACCTAAAAGGAGATGATCAAACAATCACGATGAGCTATAAGAAGTTGGTAGTGGACTTGAAGCCGGGCAATACCATCTTGTGTGCAGATGGTACCATAACCCTTACTGTTCTGTCATGTGATCCAGCGGGTGGAACAGTGAGATGTCGCTGCGAGAATACTGCCACCTTAGGAGAGAGGAAGAATGTAAATCTTCCGGGTGTGGTTGTGGACCTCCCAACACTTACAGAGAAGGATAAGGAGGATATACTAGAGTGGGGTGTTCCTAACAACATTGATATGATTGCTCTTTCATTTGTGCGTAAGGGTTCAGATCTTGTCAATGTTCGCAAGGTTCTTGGTCCACATGCCAAGCACATTCAATTAATGTCAAAG GTTGAGAATCAAGAGGGGGTAGTTAACTTTGACGAAATCCTACGTGAGACAGATTCTTTTATGGTTGCTCGAGGTGATCTTGGAATGGAAATTCCAGTTGAGAAGATTTTCTTGGCCCAGAAAATGATGATATACAAGTGTAATCTTGCTGGTAAGCCTGTGGTAACTGCCACTCAGATGCTTGAATCAATGATCAAATCTCCACGACCTACCCGTGCTGAGGCAACCGATGTGGCTAATGCTGTCTTGGATGGCACTGACTGCGTTATGCTTAGTGGGGAGAGTGCAGCTGGGGCTTATCCTGAGCTGGCAGTAAAAATCATGTCAAAAATCTGTATCGAGGCAGAGTCTTCACTTGACTATGGGGCTATCTTCAAGGAAATGATCAGGTGTACCCCTCTTCCAATGAGTCCACTAGAGAGTCTAGCGTCATCCGCTGTCCGCACGGCTAACAAGGCTCATGCAAAACTCATTGTTGTCCTTACACGTGGCGGGACTACAGCAAAGCTGGTTGCCAAGTATAGGCCTGCTGTTCCTATTCTATCTGTCGTTGTGCCTGTCTTGACCACAGATTCTTTTGATTGGTCCATCAGCGATGAGACGCCAGCTAGGCATAGTTTGGTATACAGGGGCTTGATACCGATTCTTGCCGAAGGTTCTGCAAAGGCCACTGACTCTGAATCAACTGAGGTGATCTTGGAAGCTTCCCTGAAATCAGCCGTAGCGAAAGGGCTCTGCAAACCTGGTGATGCTGTTGTGGCACTTCATCGTATTGGTGCTGCATCCGTTATCAAGATTTGCCTCGTCAAGTAA
- the LOC107818508 gene encoding pyruvate kinase, cytosolic isozyme isoform X2: protein MLEKLLRAGMNVARFNFSHGTHEYHQETLNNLKIAMQNTQILCAVMLDTKGPEIRTGFLKDGKPIQLKEGQEITVSTDYDLKGDDQTITMSYKKLVVDLKPGNTILCADGTITLTVLSCDPAGGTVRCRCENTATLGERKNVNLPGVVVDLPTLTEKDKEDILEWGVPNNIDMIALSFVRKGSDLVNVRKVLGPHAKHIQLMSKVENQEGVVNFDEILRETDSFMVARGDLGMEIPVEKIFLAQKMMIYKCNLAGKPVVTATQMLESMIKSPRPTRAEATDVANAVLDGTDCVMLSGESAAGAYPELAVKIMSKICIEAESSLDYGAIFKEMIRCTPLPMSPLESLASSAVRTANKAHAKLIVVLTRGGTTAKLVAKYRPAVPILSVVVPVLTTDSFDWSISDETPARHSLVYRGLIPILAEGSAKATDSESTEVILEASLKSAVAKGLCKPGDAVVALHRIGAASVIKICLVK from the exons ATGCTGGAGAAGCTCCTTCGTGCTGGAATGAATGTTGCCAGGTTTAACTTTTCCCATGGGACCCACGAGTACCATCAGGAAACCTTAAACAATCTTAAGATTGCTATGCAAAACACTCAGATCCTCTGTGCTGTCATGCTTGATACCAAG GGGCCTGAGATTCGCACTGGTTTCTTAAAGGATGGAAAACCAATTCAGCTGAAAGAAGGCCAAGAAATCACTGTGTCTACAGACTATGACCTAAAAGGAGATGATCAAACAATCACGATGAGCTATAAGAAGTTGGTAGTGGACTTGAAGCCGGGCAATACCATCTTGTGTGCAGATGGTACCATAACCCTTACTGTTCTGTCATGTGATCCAGCGGGTGGAACAGTGAGATGTCGCTGCGAGAATACTGCCACCTTAGGAGAGAGGAAGAATGTAAATCTTCCGGGTGTGGTTGTGGACCTCCCAACACTTACAGAGAAGGATAAGGAGGATATACTAGAGTGGGGTGTTCCTAACAACATTGATATGATTGCTCTTTCATTTGTGCGTAAGGGTTCAGATCTTGTCAATGTTCGCAAGGTTCTTGGTCCACATGCCAAGCACATTCAATTAATGTCAAAG GTTGAGAATCAAGAGGGGGTAGTTAACTTTGACGAAATCCTACGTGAGACAGATTCTTTTATGGTTGCTCGAGGTGATCTTGGAATGGAAATTCCAGTTGAGAAGATTTTCTTGGCCCAGAAAATGATGATATACAAGTGTAATCTTGCTGGTAAGCCTGTGGTAACTGCCACTCAGATGCTTGAATCAATGATCAAATCTCCACGACCTACCCGTGCTGAGGCAACCGATGTGGCTAATGCTGTCTTGGATGGCACTGACTGCGTTATGCTTAGTGGGGAGAGTGCAGCTGGGGCTTATCCTGAGCTGGCAGTAAAAATCATGTCAAAAATCTGTATCGAGGCAGAGTCTTCACTTGACTATGGGGCTATCTTCAAGGAAATGATCAGGTGTACCCCTCTTCCAATGAGTCCACTAGAGAGTCTAGCGTCATCCGCTGTCCGCACGGCTAACAAGGCTCATGCAAAACTCATTGTTGTCCTTACACGTGGCGGGACTACAGCAAAGCTGGTTGCCAAGTATAGGCCTGCTGTTCCTATTCTATCTGTCGTTGTGCCTGTCTTGACCACAGATTCTTTTGATTGGTCCATCAGCGATGAGACGCCAGCTAGGCATAGTTTGGTATACAGGGGCTTGATACCGATTCTTGCCGAAGGTTCTGCAAAGGCCACTGACTCTGAATCAACTGAGGTGATCTTGGAAGCTTCCCTGAAATCAGCCGTAGCGAAAGGGCTCTGCAAACCTGGTGATGCTGTTGTGGCACTTCATCGTATTGGTGCTGCATCCGTTATCAAGATTTGCCTCGTCAAGTAA